One window of Nocardia nova SH22a genomic DNA carries:
- a CDS encoding acetate--CoA ligase family protein → MLVEHDDLAACFEAAGIPVTRERLAGDVDAAVAAAAEFGVPVVLKLISPALVHKSDVGAVILGVRGADAAREAAQRLASLAVELELDTAGWRILVQEMVESTTLEIFVGLKLDETFGHVVVVGAGGRFVELLPDRALARCPVSADDAAGMLRSTPLGKALGGYRGQRDMIGEVAEVVAATSRLPQIRPDLVELDLNPLVITDRGPVVVDARMAVAEHATAAGDDGSAHIWDLTPMLDPESVLVVGASASGAVLPGNRVLTYLREHGYAGRVLVAHPTATEIDGYPTVPKIADIPSGTVDLVCIAVPAAGCAEVVEQCGAIGVPAAVVLSSGFSEIGADELERDLVEAARRHGIALCGPNTVGIMSPDKHVQVCFSQAQSMHDLPSGSVALVAQSGALGGSLASQAWERGIGISRFLSVGNQAMLGISDYLNYLATDDATETIGVVLEGVSDGGALLAAIERVRAAGKRVLILKVGRTEVGARAVQSHTGSVAGDYTVYRAVLERSGAVPVDSITELLDGLALGNATSGLPDGARVGIVSTSGGACSMIADLCDQYGFEVPTFSTELQARLGEVLPNFAAIANPVDVTGRVATEPAIYGRTLELMLESDEIDAVAVLVTTVADPMAEEIATEVARQVAATGKPVIVAWTIARELAAGGLGILRAAGIPVFDDPARAVHAASLVKRS, encoded by the coding sequence ATGCTGGTTGAACACGACGACCTGGCGGCTTGCTTCGAGGCGGCGGGTATTCCGGTCACGCGCGAACGTCTGGCCGGCGATGTGGACGCGGCCGTGGCGGCCGCGGCGGAATTCGGCGTGCCCGTCGTGCTCAAACTGATCAGCCCCGCGCTGGTGCACAAGTCCGACGTCGGTGCGGTGATCCTCGGCGTCCGCGGAGCCGACGCCGCGCGGGAGGCGGCACAGCGACTGGCTTCGCTGGCGGTCGAACTGGAGCTGGACACGGCCGGGTGGCGGATCCTGGTGCAGGAAATGGTCGAATCGACCACCCTCGAGATCTTCGTCGGACTCAAACTGGACGAAACCTTCGGCCATGTCGTGGTCGTCGGCGCGGGCGGCCGGTTCGTGGAACTGCTGCCCGACCGTGCGCTGGCCCGGTGTCCCGTGTCCGCCGACGATGCGGCCGGGATGCTGCGGTCCACGCCGCTCGGCAAGGCGCTGGGCGGGTATCGCGGTCAGCGGGACATGATCGGTGAGGTGGCCGAGGTCGTGGCCGCGACATCGCGGCTGCCGCAGATCCGCCCGGATCTCGTCGAACTGGACCTGAACCCGCTCGTCATCACCGATCGTGGCCCGGTCGTGGTGGATGCGCGCATGGCCGTCGCGGAGCACGCCACCGCCGCCGGTGACGACGGCTCCGCGCACATCTGGGACCTGACGCCGATGCTGGATCCGGAGTCCGTGCTCGTGGTCGGCGCGAGCGCCAGCGGTGCGGTGCTGCCCGGTAACCGGGTCCTGACCTATCTGCGCGAACACGGCTACGCCGGTCGGGTCCTGGTGGCGCACCCCACGGCGACCGAGATCGACGGTTATCCGACAGTGCCGAAGATCGCCGATATCCCCAGCGGCACAGTCGATCTGGTGTGCATCGCGGTTCCGGCTGCGGGATGCGCCGAGGTGGTCGAGCAGTGCGGGGCGATCGGCGTCCCGGCCGCCGTCGTGCTCAGTTCCGGTTTCTCCGAGATCGGCGCCGACGAACTCGAACGGGATCTGGTCGAGGCGGCGCGGCGGCACGGGATCGCGCTGTGCGGGCCCAACACCGTCGGCATCATGAGCCCGGACAAGCATGTGCAGGTGTGCTTCAGCCAGGCGCAATCGATGCACGATCTGCCGTCCGGCAGCGTCGCACTGGTCGCGCAGAGCGGCGCCCTCGGCGGCAGCCTCGCCTCGCAGGCGTGGGAGCGCGGCATCGGCATCAGCCGTTTCCTGAGTGTCGGCAACCAGGCGATGCTGGGGATCAGCGACTACCTGAACTATCTGGCCACCGACGACGCCACCGAGACCATCGGGGTGGTGCTGGAGGGGGTCAGCGACGGCGGTGCTCTGCTGGCGGCGATCGAACGGGTGCGCGCGGCCGGTAAGCGCGTGCTGATTCTCAAGGTGGGCCGCACCGAAGTCGGCGCCCGGGCCGTGCAGTCGCACACCGGCAGCGTCGCGGGCGACTACACCGTCTACCGCGCGGTGCTCGAGCGCAGCGGCGCGGTTCCGGTCGACAGCATCACCGAACTGCTGGACGGCCTGGCCCTGGGCAACGCCACCAGCGGACTGCCCGACGGCGCCCGCGTCGGAATCGTATCCACTTCCGGCGGAGCGTGTTCCATGATCGCCGACCTGTGCGACCAGTACGGCTTCGAGGTCCCCACCTTCAGCACGGAGCTGCAGGCCCGGCTGGGGGAGGTGCTGCCGAACTTCGCCGCCATCGCCAACCCGGTCGATGTCACCGGCCGCGTCGCCACCGAACCCGCCATCTACGGCCGCACCCTCGAACTGATGCTCGAGTCCGACGAGATCGACGCCGTCGCGGTGCTCGTCACCACCGTCGCCGACCCGATGGCCGAGGAGATCGCCACCGAAGTCGCCCGGCAGGTCGCGGCGACCGGCAAACCGGTGATCGTCGCCTGGACCATCGCTCGCGAACTGGCGGCGGGCGGTCTCGGAATCCTGCGCGCCGCAGGCATTCCCGTGTTCGACGACCCCGCCCGGGCGGTGCACGCGGCGAGCCTGGTGAAGCGTTCCTGA
- a CDS encoding GntR family transcriptional regulator: MEPTLRGLPRSAKARPQQLSEGVATYVRELIISGQVRPGDYLRTEAVGEAMGVSNTPVREGLLLLSGEGFVEFVPRRGFMVSAFSRQDVRDLFWVQASLAGVLAGRAAKLISYDQLVHLSELVVEHTAAAESGNDPDRVLELGHEFHRTINIAADSHRLASVLASVVKQLPNRFYGKIEGHHEGTLHDHPAILEALQKHQARQASTLMRNHIMSGADELIAMLEKQGMWSDRERSTA; this comes from the coding sequence ATGGAACCCACACTGCGGGGACTACCGCGTAGTGCGAAAGCCCGGCCGCAGCAACTGTCCGAGGGCGTCGCCACCTACGTTCGTGAACTCATCATCTCCGGGCAGGTTCGTCCCGGGGACTATCTGCGCACCGAAGCCGTCGGCGAGGCGATGGGCGTCAGCAACACCCCGGTGCGCGAGGGGCTGCTGTTGCTGAGTGGCGAGGGATTCGTCGAATTCGTTCCCCGCCGAGGTTTCATGGTGTCGGCGTTCAGTCGGCAGGATGTGCGCGATCTGTTCTGGGTGCAGGCATCCCTGGCCGGTGTACTGGCCGGGCGCGCGGCGAAATTGATCTCCTACGACCAGCTCGTGCATCTGTCCGAACTCGTGGTCGAGCACACCGCCGCCGCGGAGAGCGGGAACGATCCGGACCGCGTTCTCGAACTCGGTCACGAATTCCATCGGACGATCAATATCGCCGCGGATTCCCATCGGCTCGCCAGCGTGCTGGCGTCGGTGGTCAAACAATTGCCGAATCGCTTCTACGGCAAGATCGAGGGCCACCACGAGGGCACCCTGCACGATCACCCCGCCATTCTGGAAGCGCTGCAGAAACATCAAGCGCGGCAGGCGAGTACGTTGATGCGCAACCACATCATGTCGGGCGCCGACGAACTGATCGCCATGCTGGAGAAGCAGGGAATGTGGTCGGATCGGGAACGCTCGACGGCGTAG
- a CDS encoding lactonase family protein encodes MTAAQQKTLVDRLYVVAQGGGIGAFDLFDDGSLSPLEGSPYPTGAGTFCIVASPDRRFVYVAAGMGLGTPYSLRQTFSPELITFRVRGDGTLSRAGELALPRLSTPVSMAMSGDGRNLYLGVGRGPAGFFRGGVRHFRIDEQGFPVAGGDTVRLGRFLDGAAQPVLSPDGRRLYIASVIAKALVRLDIQEDGSLSRPADRTPSTGTFPITPVFSPDGRFFYVANEQSQSITGFGVAADGTLTELPGSPYPTGKIPHNPVFSKDGRFVYFANTLSDTITGYEVQPDGRLVPVPGSPFRTPVGPAMLSRSSDGAWLCLVSSPIFRKGSRVVVTTYRIQSDGSLTHSGHEPAPTGLQFADGPSAVTIPVGG; translated from the coding sequence ATGACCGCTGCGCAACAAAAGACCCTCGTCGACCGGCTGTACGTCGTGGCCCAAGGCGGCGGGATCGGCGCCTTCGATCTGTTCGACGACGGCTCGCTGAGCCCCCTGGAAGGATCGCCCTATCCGACGGGCGCGGGAACCTTCTGCATCGTCGCGAGCCCGGATCGCCGGTTCGTCTATGTCGCCGCCGGGATGGGACTCGGCACGCCCTACAGCCTGCGCCAGACGTTCTCACCGGAACTGATCACCTTCCGGGTCCGCGGCGACGGAACCCTCTCCCGGGCAGGGGAACTCGCACTGCCCCGGCTGTCCACGCCGGTGTCGATGGCGATGTCGGGCGACGGCCGCAATCTGTATCTCGGTGTGGGCCGCGGGCCCGCGGGATTCTTCCGCGGCGGTGTGCGGCACTTCCGCATCGACGAGCAAGGGTTTCCCGTCGCCGGCGGCGATACGGTGCGACTGGGCCGATTCCTCGACGGCGCGGCACAGCCCGTCCTCTCGCCCGACGGCCGGCGTCTCTACATCGCGAGCGTGATCGCGAAAGCGCTGGTGCGCCTGGACATCCAGGAGGACGGCAGTCTGTCGCGCCCCGCGGATCGGACGCCCTCGACCGGCACCTTCCCGATCACGCCGGTGTTCTCGCCCGACGGCCGCTTCTTCTATGTCGCCAACGAGCAGTCGCAGTCGATCACCGGATTCGGGGTCGCCGCCGACGGCACGCTCACAGAACTGCCGGGATCGCCGTATCCGACCGGAAAAATCCCGCACAACCCCGTCTTCAGCAAGGACGGGCGCTTCGTCTACTTCGCGAACACGTTGTCGGACACGATCACCGGATACGAGGTCCAACCCGACGGCCGACTCGTTCCCGTCCCCGGTTCCCCGTTCCGGACTCCCGTCGGCCCCGCGATGCTCAGTCGCTCCAGCGACGGCGCATGGCTGTGCCTGGTCTCCTCGCCGATCTTCCGGAAGGGTTCGCGCGTGGTCGTGACGACCTACCGGATCCAATCCGACGGAAGTCTGACGCACTCCGGTCACGAGCCCGCTCCGACCGGCCTGCAATTCGCCGACGGCCCCAGCGCCGTCACGATCCCCGTCGGCGGCTGA
- a CDS encoding GntR family transcriptional regulator: MSIVADQSTPLRGAGGRRGQLPAEVASYLRELILSGQVRPGEFIRLERIASATGVSTTPVREALLALHGEGLVELVPRRGFVVLPISPDHIRDLFWTQAQFAAELAARAAGRITPEQIAGLEQINRDYDRAVAAEDTERVAALGHAFHREINLAADSYRLTRLLASVVKQLPNRFYASIESQAGSTSDDHRLLAEALRDHDVRQARSLAQRHIIEGADRVLEALARSEQMESVPLG; encoded by the coding sequence GTGAGTATCGTGGCCGATCAGTCGACCCCGCTCCGCGGCGCGGGTGGGCGCCGCGGTCAACTGCCCGCGGAAGTCGCCTCCTACCTCCGCGAACTGATCCTGTCCGGGCAGGTCCGGCCCGGGGAATTCATCCGGCTCGAACGCATCGCCTCGGCGACCGGAGTCAGCACCACACCGGTGCGGGAGGCGCTGCTCGCGCTGCACGGCGAAGGTCTGGTCGAGTTGGTCCCGCGGCGCGGGTTCGTCGTCCTGCCGATCTCCCCCGACCATATCCGCGACTTGTTCTGGACCCAAGCGCAATTCGCCGCCGAGCTGGCGGCCCGCGCCGCGGGCCGGATCACGCCCGAGCAGATCGCGGGCCTGGAGCAGATCAATCGCGACTACGACCGGGCCGTCGCCGCCGAGGACACCGAACGGGTCGCCGCCCTCGGTCACGCCTTCCACCGGGAGATCAACCTCGCCGCCGATTCCTACCGGTTGACCCGACTACTCGCCTCGGTCGTGAAACAACTGCCGAATCGCTTCTACGCCTCGATCGAGAGCCAGGCCGGATCCACCAGCGACGACCATCGTCTCCTCGCCGAGGCGCTGCGCGATCACGATGTGCGCCAGGCACGTTCGCTGGCCCAGCGACACATCATCGAAGGCGCCGACCGCGTCCTCGAGGCGCTCGCCCGATCCGAGCAGATGGAATCGGTTCCGCTGGGCTGA
- a CDS encoding aldehyde dehydrogenase produces MVTEQDGHFIGGQSARSHSSARIPVVNPATEETFATIADGDAADVDAAVRAAEAAGGDWAALPPAERAEHLRRLADEFERRIDEMAELVTRQNGTPISISRAMQGQVPLNYRYFASLADTMVVERQQQTSVGDAVVRREPMGVVAAITPWNGPQPLIAWKLGPALAAGCTSVIKPAAETSLDALLFAEIVTAAGLPPGTVNIVTGGRGTGAALVEHPLVRKVAFTGSTVAGKAIAAACGRDLKRYTLELGGKSAAILLDDVDLRAFAPFVASACTPNTGQTCRALTRVLAPRSRYDEVVDAITATLTALPLGDPMDPATFFGPLVSSAQRDRVESYLDIGRGEGAKAVVGGGRPTAFPRGYYVEPTVFRDVTNDMRIAREEIFGPVVVVIGYEGEDEAVAIANDSDYGLGGGVFSPDRERATAVARRVSTGTIGVNSASFPMEAPFGGIKNSGVGRELGPGSVDSYVEFKTIFRSV; encoded by the coding sequence GTGGTCACCGAACAAGACGGCCATTTCATCGGCGGGCAGTCGGCGCGCTCACACTCGTCGGCGCGCATTCCGGTGGTGAATCCCGCGACCGAGGAGACCTTCGCGACCATCGCCGACGGTGACGCCGCCGACGTCGACGCGGCGGTGCGGGCGGCCGAGGCGGCCGGAGGCGACTGGGCGGCGCTCCCGCCCGCCGAGCGGGCCGAACATCTGCGGCGCCTGGCCGACGAATTCGAACGCCGCATCGATGAGATGGCGGAACTGGTCACCCGCCAGAACGGCACGCCGATCAGCATCTCCCGCGCCATGCAGGGCCAGGTGCCGCTGAACTACCGGTACTTCGCGTCGCTGGCCGACACCATGGTGGTGGAGCGGCAACAGCAGACCTCGGTGGGCGACGCGGTCGTGCGGCGCGAACCGATGGGTGTGGTCGCCGCGATCACGCCGTGGAACGGCCCGCAACCGCTGATCGCCTGGAAACTCGGCCCGGCGCTGGCAGCGGGCTGCACCTCGGTGATCAAACCGGCGGCCGAAACCTCGCTCGACGCACTGCTTTTCGCCGAGATCGTCACCGCGGCCGGACTGCCGCCGGGAACGGTCAACATCGTGACCGGCGGGCGGGGGACCGGCGCCGCGCTCGTCGAGCATCCGCTCGTGCGCAAGGTCGCCTTCACCGGGTCCACCGTGGCCGGTAAGGCGATCGCCGCCGCCTGCGGTCGCGATCTCAAGCGCTACACCCTCGAACTCGGCGGCAAGTCGGCGGCCATCCTGCTCGACGATGTCGACCTGCGGGCGTTCGCGCCCTTCGTCGCGTCCGCGTGCACGCCCAACACCGGACAGACCTGCCGGGCGCTCACCCGCGTGCTGGCGCCGCGGTCGCGATACGACGAGGTGGTCGACGCGATCACCGCGACCCTCACCGCGCTGCCGCTGGGTGATCCGATGGATCCGGCCACCTTCTTCGGCCCGCTGGTGTCGAGCGCCCAGCGCGACCGCGTCGAGTCCTATCTCGACATCGGCCGCGGGGAAGGCGCGAAAGCTGTTGTGGGAGGCGGTCGTCCGACCGCATTCCCGCGCGGGTACTACGTCGAGCCCACGGTGTTCCGCGATGTCACCAACGATATGCGGATCGCCCGGGAGGAGATCTTCGGCCCGGTCGTGGTCGTGATCGGCTACGAGGGGGAGGACGAGGCCGTCGCCATCGCCAACGATTCCGATTACGGACTGGGCGGCGGCGTGTTCTCGCCGGACCGCGAGCGTGCCACCGCGGTGGCGAGGCGCGTGAGTACCGGCACGATCGGCGTGAACAGCGCGTCGTTCCCGATGGAAGCGCCGTTCGGCGGCATCAAGAACAGCGGCGTCGGCCGCGAACTGGGGCCCGGCAGCGTCGATTCCTACGTCGAGTTCAAGACGATCTTCCGCAGCGTCTGA
- a CDS encoding CaiB/BaiF CoA transferase family protein → MGPLEGVKVVEVGSIGPGPWCAMMLSDMGAEVIRVDRVDDVRNHRPGHRPIDFVNRRGRRSIAVDLKQPDGPGIVLRLAQQADILIEGFRPGVAERLGIGPEHCRARNPRLVYGRITGWGQDGPMAQVPGHDINYLALSGLLHTIGPKEKPMPPLNLVGDFGGGGLLLAFGVICGYVEAQRSGNGQVVDAAMLDGAALIGSMVHGLRQIGEWTETRESNRHDGGAPFYGAYETSDGHWVAVAANESRFYRVLVEALGLSLEDLPAQHDQACWPATRARFAEIFRTRTRAEWVELLQSLDTCFSPVLTLDEALHHEHNVSRDVFVPHDGILQSAPAPRFDRTPGRIQGPAAEPGEHTEKVLRDWGFSSEEISALSEQEAIAQLPGDAH, encoded by the coding sequence ATGGGTCCGCTCGAAGGAGTGAAGGTCGTCGAGGTCGGGTCGATCGGGCCGGGCCCGTGGTGCGCGATGATGCTCAGCGATATGGGCGCCGAGGTCATCCGCGTGGACCGGGTGGACGACGTCCGCAATCACCGGCCCGGCCACCGTCCGATCGATTTCGTCAACCGCCGCGGCCGCCGCTCGATCGCGGTCGATCTGAAACAGCCCGACGGCCCCGGCATCGTGCTGCGGCTGGCGCAACAGGCCGACATCCTCATCGAAGGCTTCCGTCCCGGTGTCGCCGAACGGCTCGGCATCGGTCCCGAGCACTGCCGGGCCCGCAATCCCCGGCTGGTGTACGGGCGCATCACCGGCTGGGGGCAGGACGGGCCGATGGCCCAGGTGCCGGGTCACGACATCAACTATCTGGCGCTGTCGGGCCTGCTGCACACGATCGGCCCGAAGGAGAAGCCGATGCCGCCGCTCAATCTGGTCGGCGATTTCGGCGGCGGCGGGCTGCTGCTGGCCTTCGGCGTGATCTGCGGATACGTGGAGGCGCAGCGTTCCGGGAACGGTCAGGTCGTCGATGCGGCGATGCTCGACGGGGCGGCCCTGATCGGCTCGATGGTGCACGGATTACGGCAGATCGGCGAATGGACCGAGACCCGCGAATCGAACCGGCACGACGGCGGCGCCCCCTTCTACGGCGCCTACGAAACCTCCGACGGACACTGGGTCGCGGTGGCGGCCAACGAATCTCGCTTCTACCGGGTTCTGGTCGAAGCACTGGGGTTGTCGCTCGAGGACCTTCCGGCGCAGCACGATCAAGCCTGCTGGCCCGCCACCCGGGCGCGCTTCGCCGAGATCTTCCGCACCCGCACCCGCGCGGAATGGGTCGAGCTGCTGCAGTCGCTCGACACCTGCTTCTCCCCCGTCCTGACCCTCGATGAGGCCCTGCACCACGAGCACAACGTGTCCCGCGACGTATTCGTCCCGCACGACGGAATCCTGCAGTCGGCCCCGGCGCCGCGCTTCGACCGCACCCCCGGCCGCATCCAGGGCCCGGCCGCCGAACCCGGTGAACACACCGAAAAGGTCTTGCGCGACTGGGGTTTCAGCTCCGAGGAGATCTCCGCCCTGAGCGAGCAGGAGGCGATCGCCCAGCTCCCCGGCGACGCACACTGA
- a CDS encoding DUF4286 family protein, translated as MTKFHYVVLTNPVTGREDEFNDWYSNTHVHDVLRVPGFVAAQRFELAGAAQRAEPPYPWSYLALYEIETDDLPSVMDDLARRYNTDDMVISESMHPERLGLIYEAITDRHEAPAQAKS; from the coding sequence GTGACCAAATTTCACTACGTCGTGCTCACGAATCCGGTGACGGGGCGAGAGGACGAGTTCAACGACTGGTATTCGAACACGCACGTGCACGATGTGCTCCGCGTGCCGGGTTTCGTTGCGGCGCAACGTTTCGAACTGGCCGGGGCCGCCCAGCGAGCCGAGCCGCCCTACCCGTGGAGCTACCTCGCGTTGTACGAGATCGAAACCGACGACCTCCCGTCGGTGATGGACGATCTCGCCCGGCGCTACAACACCGATGACATGGTGATCAGCGAATCGATGCACCCCGAACGCCTCGGTTTGATCTACGAGGCGATCACCGACCGCCACGAGGCGCCGGCCCAGGCGAAGTCCTGA
- a CDS encoding alcohol dehydrogenase catalytic domain-containing protein: protein MKAVRYYGKGDVRFEDGVPEPELRPGTVMVAPAWTGLCGSDLHLYFEGPIPPAPPSTTEAHPLTGETLPIIMGHEFSGVVERIGEGVTGFVVGESVVVEPLVTCGHCPACRSGRYNDCETMACLGISGGGGGLSEHVVVAADRVHPVGDVPLDEAALIEPLCVAYHGVRQSGAKAGDIAVVGGAGPVGVLAAAALKGVGATTIVSEISAIRRQTAIATGVADYVVNPLEESLQDKVAEITGGNGADVAFDCAGVEVVLDQLMDVLKVGGILEMIGIYPSKPQIDMVKLVFKEISIQGSVGYAGDHAAVIELVRDGKINLKPFITARIQADDFVEGGLKYLEKDKDSQVKMIVRL from the coding sequence GTGAAAGCTGTGCGCTACTACGGCAAGGGCGACGTCCGCTTCGAGGACGGGGTGCCCGAACCCGAGCTGCGACCGGGGACGGTGATGGTCGCCCCCGCCTGGACCGGCCTGTGCGGGTCGGACCTGCACCTCTACTTCGAAGGCCCGATTCCGCCCGCCCCGCCGAGCACGACCGAGGCCCATCCCCTGACCGGTGAGACCCTGCCCATCATCATGGGCCACGAGTTCTCCGGCGTGGTCGAGCGGATCGGCGAGGGCGTCACCGGCTTCGTCGTCGGCGAGAGCGTGGTCGTGGAACCGCTGGTCACCTGCGGTCACTGTCCGGCCTGCCGCTCGGGCCGGTACAACGACTGCGAGACGATGGCCTGCCTCGGGATCTCCGGAGGCGGCGGCGGGCTGTCCGAACACGTCGTCGTCGCGGCCGACCGCGTACACCCGGTCGGCGATGTTCCTCTCGACGAGGCCGCGCTGATCGAGCCGCTGTGCGTGGCCTACCACGGGGTGCGGCAGTCCGGCGCCAAGGCCGGTGACATCGCCGTCGTCGGCGGCGCCGGGCCGGTCGGGGTGCTGGCGGCCGCGGCACTGAAGGGCGTGGGAGCCACGACCATCGTCAGCGAGATCTCCGCGATCCGGCGCCAGACCGCCATCGCCACCGGCGTCGCCGATTACGTGGTCAACCCGCTCGAGGAGTCGCTGCAGGACAAGGTCGCCGAGATCACCGGCGGCAACGGCGCGGACGTCGCATTCGACTGCGCCGGTGTCGAGGTCGTGCTGGATCAGCTGATGGATGTGCTCAAGGTCGGCGGCATCCTGGAGATGATCGGCATCTATCCGAGCAAGCCGCAGATCGACATGGTCAAGCTGGTCTTCAAGGAGATCTCGATCCAGGGGTCGGTCGGCTATGCCGGCGACCACGCCGCCGTCATCGAGCTGGTGCGCGACGGCAAGATCAACCTCAAGCCCTTCATCACCGCCCGGATCCAGGCCGACGACTTCGTCGAAGGCGGGCTGAAGTACCTGGAGAAGGACAAGGACTCACAGGTCAAGATGATCGTGCGGCTCTGA
- a CDS encoding ester cyclase, whose product MSELLGGFIEAHYKGLNTGDVELAASPFSDDVACEFPSGPLSGIGELRGMIQTFITAFPDLNITVRNIWHDGDGAVAEVSFSGTHTGPLATPQGEVPPTGRAVRFPLVDTFAVQNGKVVEHRGYWDNASFLTQLGLLPGA is encoded by the coding sequence ATGAGCGAGCTGCTGGGCGGATTCATCGAAGCGCACTACAAGGGATTGAACACCGGCGATGTGGAGCTTGCGGCGAGCCCGTTCTCCGATGACGTGGCGTGCGAGTTCCCGTCCGGCCCGCTGTCGGGCATCGGCGAGTTGCGCGGCATGATCCAGACCTTCATCACCGCGTTCCCCGATCTGAACATCACGGTGCGCAACATCTGGCACGACGGTGACGGCGCGGTCGCCGAGGTGTCGTTCTCGGGCACCCACACCGGTCCGCTGGCCACGCCGCAGGGTGAGGTCCCGCCCACCGGCCGTGCGGTGCGCTTCCCCCTCGTCGACACCTTCGCGGTGCAGAACGGCAAGGTCGTCGAGCACCGCGGGTACTGGGACAACGCCTCGTTCCTGACCCAGCTCGGCCTGTTGCCGGGGGCCTGA
- a CDS encoding SDR family NAD(P)-dependent oxidoreductase, with translation MSFFPYPEQTPIAELTSLGGKTALVTGGAAGIGLGIVKRLHEAGANVVIADIDESAAKAAAAELDSDRVHAVAGDVSKAADAAALVGAAVEKFGGLDILINNAGVYKMFEFLDIDIEEARRTLDVNLIGVLACSQAAAKQMIDQGRGGRIITVSSVEGLNPTQLLLGHYSASKHGVNGLLKTMTLALAPHGITVNSVAPGGIRTPGLGPLDKDVLEAFEATVPMGRLGLPDDIARAVLFLASDLSSYTTGAQILIDGGRLLRGALG, from the coding sequence ATGAGCTTCTTTCCCTATCCCGAACAGACTCCGATCGCCGAGCTGACCAGTCTCGGCGGCAAGACCGCCCTGGTGACCGGGGGTGCGGCCGGCATCGGGCTCGGCATCGTCAAGCGCCTGCACGAGGCGGGGGCCAACGTCGTCATCGCCGATATCGACGAATCGGCGGCGAAGGCGGCGGCCGCGGAACTCGACTCCGATCGCGTGCACGCGGTGGCCGGTGACGTGAGCAAGGCCGCCGACGCCGCGGCGCTGGTCGGCGCCGCGGTCGAAAAGTTCGGCGGCCTCGACATCTTGATCAACAACGCGGGCGTCTACAAGATGTTCGAATTCCTCGACATCGATATCGAGGAGGCCCGCCGCACGCTGGATGTGAACCTGATCGGCGTGCTGGCCTGCTCGCAGGCCGCGGCGAAACAGATGATCGATCAGGGGCGCGGCGGCCGCATCATCACCGTCTCGTCGGTCGAGGGGCTGAACCCGACCCAATTGCTGCTGGGTCATTACAGCGCGTCCAAGCACGGCGTCAACGGCCTGCTCAAGACCATGACCCTGGCCTTGGCCCCGCACGGCATCACGGTCAACTCGGTCGCACCCGGCGGCATCCGGACGCCGGGCCTGGGCCCGCTGGACAAGGACGTACTCGAGGCGTTCGAGGCGACCGTCCCGATGGGCCGCCTCGGTCTGCCGGACGATATCGCGCGCGCGGTCCTGTTCCTCGCGTCCGACCTGTCCTCGTACACGACCGGTGCGCAGATCCTCATCGACGGCGGTCGCCTGCTGCGGGGCGCGCTCGGCTGA